From Microtus ochrogaster isolate Prairie Vole_2 chromosome 17, MicOch1.0, whole genome shotgun sequence:
agaacttaTTAAATGAGATGCAGAGTCACATAGTTCAAGCTACTGACTGTTTgttcataaaacaaaatgcttAATCTGCAGAAATTTCAGTGAGAGGAGATGTCAGGTCTCCAAAAACCACTATTATCAAACAAagcagccagaaaatgaatgCACTTGAGAAGACTGACCATACTCTTGGCTGTCAGCCAGCATTCTTCGTCTCTCTTGGTAGAGCATGCTTTAGTGTGCCTTTTTGTGCACACAAAGCCTATCTACATGCCTTAGTTCTTTGACAaaactttcttcccttctttctagAGTATTGCTTTAACTTTCCGACCAGCATTATATAAACATTTGCTGACCCCAGCATTTCTTCCTAAAATGCTACAAACAAATGGTTATCAGCAGTAATCAGGGTCGTTTTGTTACTCATGAAGAGAAGTGGGCTATCTAAAGACCCGTGAATGTGACTGTCCCCCATCCAAATCAAGGTGCCCTCTCCAAGCACACAACAAGCCTGCCGATGACCTTCTACTATATCCTTCTGAGGCAGCGCCTTATCTCAGACATTTTAGAGGGAGAATCTCTGTGTCTATGGGAATGCTTCCATCACCCTTTCCTTCCGGGGTTGCAAAAATCAAAACATCCCACTAGGTGTGTATAATTTGTGTGTCTCATCAACCCAAGACACAATAGCAAATTCCAAATGATTGCGGGATTGGATGTTTCAGGCTGTCCTACATCAGAATGTTGAACATTGAACATGGCCACTCATTATAAATTACCGGGTCATAAATAATAGATCAAAACACTTTCAAGGTGGGAACTTCCTTTGtattaatcaataaaacaaacacccAAGAGTTTAATAACAAAATCATATACCTTTTTGGACAGTTGATATTTTGTTTAGATGCATCATGACTAATAGTAATGGCTGTAATTCATCACATTAGAAAAGTAATCAACAGTGCTAGCCATACCAAATTAAAATTGATTGAGACCTCCCATGACCCTGGCAGAAGctaataattacatcatttttacatAGCCCATAGTAAACAGCcaaaacactgtttttttttcttttagttcatgAACTCTATTATATAAAAGTGAACGTAAGAAACCTAAGCAAAATAGTTTAGAACAAAATAATGTTGATTTGTTTTCTGAGTAATTCCACCAAGAAAATTATTTCCACCTGCTTTGTCATTTCCTGTTCTATCTCCTTTAGGCCTGGCACCACACTGATGCTCTGCACATTTGATCCATTTTATTCCCATTCCATCCATGAAGGCACCAGCCTCATACTGTAGGAGAGCTGAACATCACCCCAGAGGCTCAGAGCAATCGCCAAGACTCAAACCCAAGTCCATCTGAAACAATGTCCAGTGTATCCATCCTAATCAGGGAGTCTGAACATAAGACTGGATTTGGTGATGGACCAGAGGGTCTCAGAGGAGGGTTCCCCTACAGCCACAACTCTTCACTCAGAGGATGTTCTCAACAGTGTGGAAGGGACACACAGGTAGTAAGTGAAGAGCTGTTTCCCACAAACAGTATTCCTGATGTCATTTATGTTCACCttccaaaaacaaagcaataacaacaacaacaaactgggATGACCTTGCATAGACAAGTGATAAGTATCCTCACTGAAGCCTATGGAGTTATGGGCAAATGGCACTCAGAAAGAGTCTTATCAAGCTAAGAAAACAGTTCAGGGGCAAAgcgcatgccaggcaagcatgaggacccaagtttggaccCCAAACACCATGCAAAAATCTGGGCAcaacagcaagagagagaggcaggatggagacagacagatcagGGCCTCAATGGCCTTCAGTCTAGCAggctagagacagacagatccaggGTCTCACTGGCCATCATTCTAGCTGGATGAAGACAAACATCCTGGTTCTCACTGGCCATCTGTCTAGCAGGATGAAGACACACAGATCCAGGGTCTCGCTGGCCATCCAGTCTGGCTGAAATGGCAAGTtctcagttcagtgagagaccctgtctcaaaaaattaaggaaGTTGTCAACCTTGGCTCCCATGTGGGCCCAGATGGTGGGCaagctaagagagagagagggagggggagagagagaaagagaggagagggagacagacagattgcAGATGTTCCTGTCAAGTGTAACTCTAAATTCCAGCTCCTGTCCCTCCCAACAGCTGGATATTAGGACAGCCACACCTGTGTTTGGAGAGAGCCAAACTCGTTTCTGACCATGCAgagtttggttgtttttctcttgttttcttgttgttactGCAGCTTCAGTGTTTGTGTTACACATTCTCAAAGGAAACTTCTTTCCTGTTGGCTGACAAGGCAAGGGTTAAAGAGTGGCCTCAACTCTGGGATGAGCTGGCCTGAAAGCTGGGTCTTGGACTATCAGCAGCTAGAAGCATGACCAGGACTCTCTTTCATTCaactcaggaaactgaaaataCTGGAAAGTGCAGGAAGGAACTAGAGTGTCTACCCTTTGGTTAAAGAAGCAAACCAACTGAGTACTGcagttgtttcttctgttttcccattCTCCTGGCGCTGCAGGCGTGTGGcagagaaaataatagaagaagaaGGGCAACCATGGTTGTGTTGCCTTACCCAGCCTCCTTTGGATCTCCTGAGCTCCAAAAAGGGAACAAAATCTCCTCCCATCATAGTCAAGCTACCTTCATGAAGTAGGGTCCAATCACCATGGGGAGAAATTAGCAAGATCAGAACCAACTGTGCTATTCCTCGCTGTTGTACTCTTCTGCCTGAGCATATACCTGGAGGACTGTGATAGGTGACCCCAATCTGAGTATAGAGCAGCTGGTCGGCTGTAAGCTTGTATGCCCACGTACTTTAGCATTTTGTGCCTAAGTCATACATTTGACAATAAAAGCCTGTAGCTGCCtttctcctgggctctctgctaTGAAAATATATGTCTTTTATGGAAACAATGAGAAGTCTGAACATGAATTCTGTATTTCGTGATGTGAAGGAAACACTAAATATCTTTAGAATGAAGCCAGTATGTGATCATAGGTTTCTCCAAAAGCATGTCACTTTTAGATCTACATAATACGATGTGTACATGTTTAATCATGTGATGTCCGAGGTTTGCTTCAAACTAAAGAAGGATGTCCCAGGTAAAGACCTGGATGACACCATATTCCCAACTGTAAGAGCTCTGTGGCTTCCTTGGGACAGCTCTTGCCTCTTCTTTGGGGGGTTTGCCAATGTTAACATTTTCCAAGATGAAAAGCTTTGTAAAACTAACCCACATTCACCTGGATGACTTGAAATTAGTATCAGAAGgtgttctttcaaaaaaaaatctaaatatctGTCCAACTTTAAAACTGTCCATGTTGGCTCACACACTAAAGAGCccgaagcaggaggatcaaggtgAGTTTGAAGGTAGCCTGGGCtaggaaagaccctgcctcaagaagcAAAAGCAATTCAGTTGTATAAGGAGAATCAAGTGGAAGAGGAAGGTCTAAAACTGCCTAGAAAATGCtgtataaatgaaagaaatgtaacCTAGGACCCTCGGTGGTGAAAATAAGTGCTAGTTCCTTTATTCGCTGttactttttttgtatttttcaaatttgctagaaagaaaatacattaggTTTGTAACTTTACCAAGTAAGATATGTTGATAACATAATGTGAAATGAAAAGTTACAAAATTGTTGCTAAAGTATAAACTTGTTCTGTCTCCCAGTGAGTGCTTGCATGATATATGTGACGTGTGCTTAGACACAGCGTGAAATTGTCCATGGCAGTTTGTTGATCTCCagatggtggtgatagtggtcatttttatttgttaccTTTTACCTCTGTGTATGTTTTTGCCATTTAATAAGTACATATAGAGTAAGAATTAGCCCAACTCTCGTTATTAAACCCTTACAGTCAGTTGGTATTTGTTCTTTGACCAGCCAGCATTATCAATATCTTGATCACGTGTCTTGTTTTCCGTCCTCTTCCAGGTATATCCATGCCGATCCCAGTCTTTGGATTGCAGGACGATTCGAAGGTCTTTAAGGAGGGGAGCTGCCTGCTCGCTGATGACAACTTTGTCCTCATAGGTTCCTTTGTGGCATTTTTCATCCCCTTAACCATCATGGTGATCACCTACTTCCTCACTATCAAGTCACTTCAGAAAGAAGCCACCTTGTGTGTGAGCGACCTCAGCACCCGGGCCAAATTAGCCTCCTTCAGCTTCCTCCCTCACAGTTCTATGTCCTCCGAGAAGCTCTTCCAGCGGTCCATCCACAGGGAGCCGGGCTCCTACGCAGGCAGGAGGACGATGCAGTCCATCAGCAATGAGCAAAAAGCGTGCAAGGTGCTGGGCATcgtgttctttctgtttgtcgTCATGTGGTGCCCCTTCTTCATCACCAACATCATGGCCGTCATCTGCAAGGAGTCCTGCAATGAAAATGTCATCGGAGCCCTGCTCAACGTGTTCGTCTGGATTGGGTACCTCTCCTCCGCTGTCAATCCACTGGTCTATACACTCTTCAATAAGACTTACAGGTCTGCCTTCTCGCGGTACATTCAGTGTCAGTACAAGGAGAACAGAAAGCCCCTGCAGCTAATTCTAGTGAACACTATACCCACGTTGGCATACAAGTCTAGTCAACTCCAGGGGGGACAGAAAAAGAACTCAGAGGAAGTCACTGAACCAACAGGTAACGACTGCTCTATGGTTACTCTAGGAAAACAACCCTCAGAAGAGACCTGTACAGACAATATCAACACCGTGAATGAAAAGATTAGCAGTGTGTGATGGACCGGTTGCTCTGAGAACTACACTCGAACAAGGTTttacccttgtgt
This genomic window contains:
- the Htr2a gene encoding 5-hydroxytryptamine receptor 2A, whose translation is MEILCEDNTSLSSIPNSLMQLDGDSRLYHNDFRDANGSDALNWTTDAENRTNLSCEGYLPPTCLSILHLQGKNWSALLTTVVIILTIAGNILVIMAVSLEKKLQNATNYFLMSLAIADMLLGFLVMPVSMLTILYGYRWPLPSKLCAVWIYLDVLFSTASIMHLCAISLDRYVAIQNPIHHSRFNSRTKAFLKIIAVWTISVGISMPIPVFGLQDDSKVFKEGSCLLADDNFVLIGSFVAFFIPLTIMVITYFLTIKSLQKEATLCVSDLSTRAKLASFSFLPHSSMSSEKLFQRSIHREPGSYAGRRTMQSISNEQKACKVLGIVFFLFVVMWCPFFITNIMAVICKESCNENVIGALLNVFVWIGYLSSAVNPLVYTLFNKTYRSAFSRYIQCQYKENRKPLQLILVNTIPTLAYKSSQLQGGQKKNSEEVTEPTGNDCSMVTLGKQPSEETCTDNINTVNEKISSV